Proteins encoded in a region of the Wenzhouxiangella sp. XN201 genome:
- a CDS encoding pilin, translated as MNTMRKQSGFTLIELMIVIAIIAILMAIAVPAYQDYSIRTKVSEAVSVTGGAKLAVAETYQSLGRFATAQASYGWDFAASDYVASSTIAPSTGVITVTTQNTGASTDPVLTFTPETGAGRIDWDCAATAGEDKHIPAECR; from the coding sequence ATGAACACCATGCGCAAACAATCCGGTTTCACGCTCATCGAACTGATGATCGTGATTGCTATCATCGCGATCCTCATGGCGATTGCCGTGCCCGCGTACCAGGACTACTCGATTCGCACCAAGGTTTCTGAGGCCGTCAGCGTGACTGGGGGCGCCAAGCTGGCCGTTGCTGAAACCTACCAGTCACTTGGTCGTTTTGCGACTGCCCAGGCTTCGTATGGCTGGGACTTCGCTGCCTCTGACTATGTTGCAAGCTCTACGATTGCGCCCTCTACTGGCGTAATTACCGTGACGACGCAGAACACCGGTGCTAGCACTGATCCAGTGCTCACTTTTACGCCTGAAACGGGCGCGGGTCGAATTGATTGGGATTGTGCTGCCACTGCTGGTGAAGACAAGCATATCCCCGCTGAATGCCGCTAA
- a CDS encoding UDP-N-acetylglucosamine 2-epimerase, with translation MSVSPCQKPRIVAILGTRAQVIKMAPLLASFEHRHIPYRLLMTGQHQETIDELLDEFGITTPREALYEGREIKGIAQATFWLVRTAWRLWRRRASWAPSPRKHTVVLAHGDTFTTLLAAFVGRITGTTVAHVESGLRSFNWRHPFPEEITRLLVLGVADIAYCPGTWACRNINRRRVVIVDTQANTILDALRIALDRPHTARSDSDIPYAVVSVHRFENLYSRERMRVILDTVDRLAQRLNVVFVLHPTTKKRLSELNSLEDLQRNPNIELHSRMTYVPFMQLIAHSRLVITDGGSNQEELSYLGIPTLLMRMATERQEGLDSNVVLSRFDPECITRAVETVDTDPSRQTIKLPPQYPVDIIVDDLLTRLPESKLQGAQRGEG, from the coding sequence ATGTCAGTCAGTCCATGCCAGAAGCCGCGCATCGTCGCCATCCTCGGAACGCGGGCCCAGGTAATCAAGATGGCTCCCCTTCTTGCCTCGTTTGAACACCGTCACATTCCCTATCGACTACTGATGACCGGGCAACATCAGGAGACCATCGACGAGTTGCTCGACGAATTCGGCATCACTACGCCCCGGGAGGCCCTGTATGAAGGGCGGGAGATTAAGGGCATAGCCCAGGCTACATTTTGGCTGGTCCGTACGGCCTGGCGCCTATGGCGACGGCGAGCGAGCTGGGCGCCCAGCCCCAGGAAACATACCGTGGTGTTGGCACACGGCGATACCTTCACGACACTACTTGCCGCATTCGTCGGCCGTATCACCGGCACCACAGTTGCCCATGTCGAGAGTGGCCTGCGTTCCTTCAACTGGCGCCATCCGTTCCCCGAAGAAATCACGCGTCTTCTCGTCCTGGGCGTTGCCGACATCGCTTATTGCCCGGGTACCTGGGCATGCAGAAATATTAACCGCCGGCGGGTTGTTATCGTAGACACCCAGGCGAACACAATCCTTGACGCGCTACGCATCGCGCTGGATAGACCGCATACCGCTCGCAGCGATAGTGACATCCCATACGCCGTAGTTTCCGTTCACAGGTTTGAAAACCTCTACTCCCGAGAACGCATGAGGGTCATTCTGGATACTGTTGATAGGCTGGCACAACGATTGAACGTAGTCTTCGTCCTGCACCCCACAACCAAAAAGCGTCTCAGCGAGTTGAACAGCCTAGAGGATCTGCAGCGAAATCCGAACATCGAATTACATTCGCGCATGACCTATGTCCCATTTATGCAGCTAATAGCACACTCGCGACTGGTGATCACCGACGGTGGAAGCAATCAGGAGGAACTATCCTATCTCGGCATCCCGACGCTGCTGATGCGAATGGCCACTGAAAGGCAAGAAGGGTTGGATTCTAACGTAGTACTCAGCCGTTTTGACCCCGAATGCATTACACGGGCAGTCGAAACCGTCGACACCGATCCGTCACGACAAACCATAAAGCTGCCGCCCCAATACCCGGTCGACATCATCGTAGATGATTTGCTGACAAGACTCCCTGAGTCTAAACTTCAGGGTGCCCAGCGAGGAGAGGGCTAA
- a CDS encoding flippase — MRQWQGESLAAQLLRGGAGSLLARVSEVLLGLVVVVLLARLLGPAGYGVYAFVFALIAVVSVPVRLGLPSLVVRETVRGQRNGDWGAVRGVWCWANGVVLALSLFVALVGLLGVWAGWAKGETLREALPWGFALIPVMALGAIRSASLRGLRHTLAGVIPEQVLRPTLMVVLLAAVMILSDEGLSPDGAMALMFIVSLMAFLVGALLLRRYRPWPIQLAKPVYHHGAWLRSSWPMAFTEGAEQFMRHADVLMLGLMAATVDVGVYRLAAQGALIVSLALLALNTAAAPFVAKLYAQGDYVKLQRLVTRLAQAALVFALLICLGFILSGDWLLSTFFGEGYASALWPLLILGVGQVANAGFGATGMVLNMTGHEREVSRAVAVAAVVNIVLNLLLIPPLGVIGAAIATSMSLVFWNVWLWLVARWRLKIRCSAF; from the coding sequence ATGAGGCAGTGGCAAGGTGAAAGTCTGGCTGCGCAGTTGCTTCGGGGCGGCGCCGGAAGTCTGCTGGCTCGGGTGTCCGAAGTCTTGCTGGGACTCGTGGTGGTCGTATTGCTCGCACGTCTGCTGGGTCCGGCGGGTTACGGTGTATATGCATTCGTCTTTGCCCTGATTGCAGTTGTTTCTGTACCTGTTCGGCTAGGGCTTCCTTCATTGGTTGTGCGAGAAACGGTTCGCGGTCAACGCAACGGTGATTGGGGGGCTGTACGAGGGGTCTGGTGCTGGGCAAATGGTGTGGTCTTGGCGCTTTCGCTGTTTGTCGCCTTAGTCGGACTATTGGGTGTGTGGGCAGGCTGGGCAAAGGGCGAAACCCTCAGGGAAGCACTGCCATGGGGGTTTGCGCTGATACCCGTGATGGCGTTGGGGGCCATTAGGTCGGCCAGCTTGCGCGGGTTACGCCATACATTGGCTGGCGTGATTCCGGAACAGGTTCTGCGACCTACGCTTATGGTGGTGTTGCTTGCAGCGGTGATGATTTTATCGGATGAGGGGCTTTCTCCAGACGGCGCAATGGCGCTCATGTTCATTGTATCGTTGATGGCATTTCTGGTAGGCGCTTTGTTGCTGCGGCGCTACCGTCCGTGGCCAATACAGCTGGCCAAGCCTGTTTATCACCATGGGGCCTGGTTGAGATCGTCCTGGCCCATGGCTTTCACCGAGGGGGCCGAGCAGTTCATGCGTCATGCCGATGTGCTCATGTTGGGGTTGATGGCGGCCACGGTGGATGTCGGGGTCTATCGATTGGCGGCGCAAGGGGCGTTGATTGTTTCGCTTGCGCTGCTTGCATTAAATACGGCAGCGGCACCGTTCGTAGCTAAGCTTTATGCACAAGGCGACTATGTAAAGTTACAGAGGCTCGTGACCCGACTGGCCCAGGCAGCGCTGGTCTTCGCTTTGCTAATCTGCCTAGGATTTATTTTATCTGGTGACTGGCTTCTTAGTACGTTTTTTGGCGAGGGCTATGCGTCCGCCTTGTGGCCATTACTCATTCTTGGGGTGGGCCAAGTTGCGAATGCTGGATTTGGTGCCACCGGCATGGTTTTGAATATGACTGGTCATGAGCGTGAAGTTAGCCGGGCTGTAGCTGTAGCCGCCGTTGTCAACATTGTGCTCAATCTGTTGCTGATTCCACCGTTAGGTGTGATCGGCGCAGCGATTGCTACCAGTATGAGTTTGGTGTTCTGGAATGTCTGGCTGTGGCTCGTGGCGCGCTGGCGGCTAAAGATTCGTTGTTCGGCTTTCTGA
- a CDS encoding polysaccharide deacetylase family protein: protein MDTELCLREGVEPLCEIAERHGVSLTFFVNPGRAIDRALLLRETLARMAVRGKSQRAPAFGSVKKLGLGETLYLLARNPRTLPVQAAMVRRIIDGGHEVGLHGGHNHATWQRHACQWSRHRVAAEVAWGKACLEEAAGWAVTSFASPGWTSPPCLADTLASQGFVVIADTRDERGVPEKLRTPSGDIASVPNTLAGEPGGAGYLESHKAAGLTDEAALEELDKTLVDRRPYLCLYDHPFYSGRHAAGLFERIVELVLERGYEVVTCAEAGHRLLANGRQS, encoded by the coding sequence GTGGATACTGAGCTTTGCCTTCGCGAAGGGGTGGAGCCGTTGTGTGAGATCGCGGAACGGCATGGCGTATCGCTGACTTTTTTCGTCAATCCTGGACGGGCGATCGATCGCGCACTCCTGCTGCGAGAGACACTAGCCAGGATGGCAGTACGCGGAAAGAGCCAGCGTGCACCGGCATTTGGTTCGGTGAAGAAGCTGGGGCTTGGCGAAACCTTGTATCTGCTGGCGAGAAACCCGCGCACTCTTCCGGTACAGGCGGCAATGGTGCGCCGAATAATCGACGGTGGCCACGAGGTGGGCCTGCACGGAGGGCACAACCACGCCACCTGGCAGCGTCATGCTTGCCAATGGAGCCGGCATCGGGTTGCCGCGGAGGTGGCCTGGGGCAAGGCTTGCCTGGAGGAGGCGGCTGGTTGGGCCGTCACTTCGTTTGCCTCACCGGGGTGGACGTCCCCCCCCTGTTTGGCGGATACTCTCGCCTCTCAGGGGTTTGTCGTGATCGCGGATACCCGGGACGAGCGTGGGGTGCCCGAGAAGCTAAGGACACCTTCCGGTGACATTGCTTCCGTGCCCAACACCCTTGCCGGAGAGCCCGGTGGGGCAGGGTATCTGGAGAGCCATAAGGCGGCGGGTCTAACGGACGAAGCCGCGCTGGAAGAACTCGACAAAACGCTCGTCGATCGACGGCCCTACCTGTGCTTGTATGACCACCCCTTTTACTCGGGGCGTCACGCTGCCGGGCTCTTCGAGCGGATCGTTGAGCTGGTCCTCGAACGGGGCTACGAAGTGGTCACCTGTGCGGAAGCCGGACATCGCCTCCTCGCGAATGGCCGTCAGTCATAG
- a CDS encoding sulfotransferase: MANQLRFHAPVMILGAPRSGTSLLHRILRGQPGFVSTASESRPVWEPLTEPSKHGWTGERAPGDINSGDIDRLHRQLARLALPADTWRRADAHDIVTKQQNPILSRWVLRPGYRALVMARGLRWRSTLESRLVDKCVHSSLWPELLEIVFPDARYIHIVRDPADTMRSMVSGWLNPDRFFTWKLPQQLSIPDYPFTHWNFPLPPGWQYMRDRPLAEVVAFQWRAMQEGILGLESRTPDKRFLRIRLEDLNARPRETIEQIATFLELPWSEYLEAFARAVPIVNAEGKHQPPEKLAITVDEALPSIRSTARRLGYD, from the coding sequence GTGGCTAATCAACTGCGTTTTCATGCCCCCGTGATGATTCTTGGCGCGCCACGATCCGGCACATCCCTATTACATCGCATCCTGCGTGGACAACCGGGCTTTGTCTCGACGGCCAGTGAATCGAGACCCGTATGGGAGCCACTGACAGAGCCATCCAAACATGGCTGGACCGGCGAGAGGGCGCCAGGAGATATCAATTCCGGGGACATCGACAGGCTGCACCGTCAGCTGGCCAGGCTCGCTCTGCCCGCCGATACCTGGAGACGGGCGGACGCCCACGATATCGTCACGAAACAGCAGAACCCGATTCTCTCCCGTTGGGTGCTACGTCCCGGTTATCGCGCCCTGGTCATGGCCCGGGGATTGCGCTGGCGCTCCACACTAGAATCCCGGCTGGTGGATAAGTGCGTGCACAGCAGCCTGTGGCCGGAACTGCTGGAGATAGTCTTCCCGGATGCCCGGTATATCCATATCGTGCGGGATCCCGCCGATACGATGCGCTCCATGGTGAGCGGGTGGCTCAACCCCGACCGATTCTTTACTTGGAAGCTCCCGCAGCAACTATCCATTCCCGACTACCCATTCACTCACTGGAACTTTCCGCTGCCACCGGGCTGGCAGTACATGCGCGATCGCCCCTTGGCCGAGGTGGTGGCGTTTCAGTGGCGCGCGATGCAGGAAGGCATTCTTGGGCTGGAGTCCCGCACGCCGGACAAGCGCTTCCTGCGCATTCGCCTCGAAGATCTCAACGCGCGGCCACGAGAGACCATCGAACAGATCGCAACGTTCTTGGAACTTCCGTGGTCAGAGTATCTGGAAGCCTTTGCAAGGGCGGTCCCAATCGTTAATGCCGAAGGCAAGCATCAGCCGCCCGAAAAGCTCGCGATCACTGTCGATGAGGCCCTACCCTCCATCCGGAGCACGGCCCGGCGACTGGGCTATGACTGA
- a CDS encoding glycosyltransferase: MAKNTIGAAMKGRTPTVSILCHTYNHEPFIGQALESMLIQKTDFPVEVIVHDDASTDGTAAAVRDLAIKHSGQIHPILQETNQFKRDMRPSRFTFPHANGEFIALCEGDDYWCCPYKLQRQVDALRRYPEVDLCVHSALRLSVRSGKQKRHFYYGPKERIVQPETIIARHNQFAPTASMLMRANAAQSLPDWFFNDPGLPVGDFFIEAILGRKGVLYLPDAMSVYRRDVPGSYTNSFRNSRGEALEERLKRMLYFVEKLRGMKGIPERALDQRLSYVRLNYALQFLSTGDRDRFIRTSRNVRLEGHSGLQAALSAMRRSRMAFEVGRRTFQVHRYFKD, from the coding sequence ATGGCTAAGAATACTATTGGGGCAGCTATGAAAGGACGGACACCCACCGTCTCAATACTCTGCCACACCTACAATCATGAGCCGTTTATTGGTCAGGCGCTGGAAAGCATGCTGATTCAGAAGACGGATTTTCCTGTAGAAGTCATCGTGCATGACGATGCGTCGACGGATGGTACGGCAGCCGCCGTTCGCGACTTAGCCATTAAACACTCAGGGCAAATACACCCCATCCTCCAAGAGACTAATCAATTTAAACGAGACATGCGCCCATCACGCTTCACGTTTCCTCATGCAAATGGGGAGTTTATCGCCCTATGCGAGGGCGATGACTACTGGTGCTGCCCCTATAAACTGCAGAGACAGGTCGATGCTCTGCGTCGATACCCGGAGGTGGATCTGTGCGTCCACTCGGCCCTGCGCCTATCCGTACGCAGCGGAAAGCAGAAGAGGCATTTTTACTACGGTCCCAAGGAACGTATAGTTCAACCAGAAACAATCATTGCGCGCCACAACCAATTTGCACCGACCGCTTCCATGCTGATGCGGGCAAATGCCGCTCAGAGCCTGCCAGACTGGTTCTTCAATGACCCTGGACTTCCTGTTGGCGATTTCTTCATCGAAGCCATCCTGGGGCGCAAAGGTGTTTTATATTTGCCGGATGCGATGTCGGTTTATCGTAGAGACGTACCCGGTTCTTACACTAATTCGTTCCGGAACTCGCGCGGTGAAGCGCTCGAGGAGCGGCTAAAGCGAATGCTGTACTTCGTTGAGAAGCTGCGAGGCATGAAGGGTATCCCGGAGCGCGCTCTGGACCAACGCCTTTCCTACGTCCGGCTCAACTATGCCCTACAGTTTCTAAGCACCGGGGATCGTGATCGTTTCATCCGCACGAGTCGCAATGTTCGCCTAGAGGGACATAGTGGCCTACAGGCTGCCTTGAGCGCGATGAGACGAAGCCGGATGGCTTTTGAGGTCGGTCGTCGCACCTTTCAGGTTCACCGATATTTTAAGGACTAA
- a CDS encoding WbqC family protein, translated as MQHNCRVAIMQPYFLPYLGYWQIMNYVDTFVVYDDIQFTKKGWIHRNRYLNNGKDRFFTLPLKKDSDYLDVRDREISTNWPRDKQKLYNKIKGAYATAPFFNEGMTVFNRCIQCESQNLFTFLLHSIHVIKSVLDITSNIVTSSNIGSTKHLKGQSRVIEICRKVGADEYLNPIGGKELYNREAFEADGIALIFHEVGEVSYKQLNSAYVRNLSIIDTIMFNGINGTKALLPAFRLL; from the coding sequence ATGCAGCATAATTGCCGAGTAGCAATCATGCAGCCATACTTTCTCCCCTATTTGGGATACTGGCAAATCATGAACTATGTTGACACATTTGTAGTTTATGATGACATCCAGTTTACAAAGAAGGGATGGATACATAGAAACAGATATCTGAATAATGGCAAAGACCGCTTTTTTACTCTGCCTTTAAAAAAAGACTCAGACTACCTAGATGTACGTGATAGAGAAATCTCTACCAATTGGCCACGAGATAAGCAAAAGCTCTACAATAAGATTAAAGGAGCTTATGCAACGGCCCCTTTTTTCAATGAGGGAATGACAGTATTCAACCGCTGCATTCAATGCGAATCACAAAACCTCTTCACTTTCTTACTTCACTCTATACACGTTATTAAATCTGTGCTTGATATAACGTCAAACATAGTAACGTCGTCGAACATCGGTAGTACAAAGCACCTCAAAGGGCAAAGCCGCGTTATAGAAATATGTAGAAAAGTCGGGGCAGATGAATACCTCAATCCGATCGGAGGGAAAGAATTATACAATCGGGAAGCGTTTGAGGCAGATGGAATAGCGCTAATATTTCATGAAGTGGGCGAAGTCAGCTATAAACAGTTGAACTCGGCCTATGTTCGCAATCTCTCCATAATTGATACAATTATGTTCAATGGCATCAATGGCACCAAGGCTCTCCTCCCCGCTTTTCGATTGTTATGA
- a CDS encoding polysaccharide pyruvyl transferase family protein, producing the protein MNILVTGQCSLHWGRMEFGNIGNYYIIEPFFRELKRTFPTASVKTTLQMSKRFCIAEQITVLPMELYFGWTETDLQIARREASIANKYHQTGHIEDTTPYLEALHWADMVIDFSGDIWGDNANLISPDRFEVGLLKDQTAQLMNKKTAMLAGSPGPFGDEKLKNLAKRVYASFDLVTNREPLSTKLLHDEGFDCSRTRTTACPAFIFNPAKKDKVEKIVKGLQNTNDDNQAPIVGFTICGWNFEEGPFDKWPRQDEDYQTFVESIEHLDAVLGAKVCLFSHSNGFDPPPSTFELKHGRDYPIIKTLQKILRRRGIAKNVITLDGIYSAWDTKAIIGSMDMLVSGRVHAAVAAISQHVPTVIIDYGHEPKAHKLRGFAMVAGVEDYLADPSSPNDIKTKIQDCWRNVIEYREFLEFHIPAVKKQAELNFELLKRL; encoded by the coding sequence ATGAATATTCTAGTCACAGGCCAATGTAGCTTGCACTGGGGTCGAATGGAGTTTGGTAACATAGGAAACTACTATATTATTGAACCCTTTTTTCGAGAACTAAAACGAACCTTCCCCACTGCAAGCGTGAAAACGACTCTTCAAATGTCGAAACGTTTTTGCATAGCGGAACAAATCACGGTATTACCAATGGAGCTTTACTTCGGCTGGACTGAAACGGACCTCCAGATAGCGAGAAGGGAAGCCTCCATTGCCAACAAATATCACCAAACAGGCCACATTGAAGACACAACCCCCTATCTAGAGGCCCTACACTGGGCTGACATGGTCATTGACTTCAGCGGTGACATATGGGGCGATAACGCCAATCTGATTAGCCCAGACAGGTTTGAAGTTGGTCTCTTAAAAGACCAAACAGCTCAATTGATGAATAAGAAGACAGCCATGTTAGCTGGATCACCAGGCCCGTTTGGAGACGAGAAGCTAAAGAATCTTGCAAAACGCGTTTACGCATCATTTGACCTAGTAACAAACCGCGAGCCCCTTAGTACAAAACTGCTACACGACGAAGGCTTTGATTGCTCTAGAACTCGGACGACCGCATGCCCCGCCTTTATCTTCAATCCGGCAAAAAAGGATAAAGTGGAAAAAATTGTCAAAGGTCTCCAGAATACCAATGATGATAACCAGGCGCCAATAGTTGGTTTTACAATCTGTGGCTGGAATTTTGAAGAAGGCCCCTTCGACAAGTGGCCACGCCAAGATGAGGACTACCAAACCTTCGTCGAATCAATCGAGCACTTGGACGCAGTTCTAGGTGCTAAAGTTTGCCTATTTTCTCACTCAAATGGATTTGATCCGCCTCCGTCCACTTTTGAACTCAAACATGGTCGAGACTATCCGATTATCAAAACCCTCCAAAAGATTCTAAGACGGAGAGGAATAGCGAAGAACGTGATTACGTTAGACGGCATCTATAGTGCCTGGGACACAAAGGCAATTATAGGATCGATGGATATGCTTGTAAGCGGACGGGTACATGCAGCTGTAGCAGCCATTTCGCAGCACGTTCCAACGGTTATCATTGACTATGGACACGAACCCAAAGCTCACAAGCTAAGAGGGTTTGCGATGGTAGCAGGCGTTGAGGACTATTTGGCAGACCCCTCATCACCTAATGACATCAAGACAAAGATCCAAGATTGCTGGAGAAATGTCATCGAATACAGGGAGTTCTTAGAATTTCATATACCAGCGGTCAAAAAACAGGCGGAACTGAACTTCGAACTACTAAAGAGACTCTGA
- a CDS encoding DegT/DnrJ/EryC1/StrS family aminotransferase, whose product MKKKEEPLFVTRPQLPPLEEVMPYLEEIWRTHRLTNKGPFHEQLEAALCEYLGVEHISLFANGTLALVTAMQALRLSGEVITTPYSFVATANALLWNDLTPVFVDVDPVTLNLDPAQVEAVITPKTSAILPVHVYGHPADVDGLQDIANLYGLRLIYDAAHCFGVEDEGGSILRHGDLSILSFHATKVFNTFEGGAIVSPDARTKQRIDYLKNFGFANETTVVAAGINAKMNEFQAAVGLAQLNHIDQAIADRSRIDSLYRKQLADIHGIHCHAPSTAKRHNHAYFPIFVQNDYPLTRDQLYFRLRDDGIHGRRYFYPLIPEFPMYRHVPGIDRNEWRIAHNASEQSICLPIYPKLAELDIKRITTRIASLASG is encoded by the coding sequence ATGAAGAAGAAAGAAGAGCCATTGTTTGTCACCCGCCCACAGCTCCCGCCGCTCGAGGAGGTGATGCCCTATCTCGAGGAAATCTGGCGCACGCACAGGCTAACTAACAAGGGCCCGTTCCACGAACAGCTCGAGGCCGCCCTGTGCGAATACCTTGGAGTCGAGCATATCTCGCTATTCGCCAATGGAACGCTGGCACTGGTAACGGCGATGCAGGCCTTGCGGCTCAGTGGCGAAGTGATCACGACCCCGTACAGTTTCGTCGCAACGGCCAACGCGTTGCTATGGAACGACCTGACGCCCGTGTTCGTCGATGTCGATCCGGTTACGCTCAATCTCGACCCGGCTCAGGTAGAGGCGGTCATCACGCCCAAGACCAGCGCCATCCTGCCTGTGCATGTTTACGGACACCCGGCGGATGTCGACGGTCTCCAGGACATCGCCAACCTATACGGCCTACGCCTGATCTACGACGCCGCCCACTGTTTTGGCGTCGAAGACGAGGGTGGCAGCATTCTGCGCCACGGCGACCTTTCCATCCTGAGTTTTCACGCTACCAAGGTTTTTAATACATTCGAAGGGGGTGCCATCGTTAGCCCTGACGCCAGGACCAAGCAACGCATTGACTACCTCAAGAACTTCGGATTCGCCAACGAGACCACTGTCGTCGCCGCCGGAATCAACGCCAAGATGAATGAATTCCAGGCGGCCGTGGGGCTCGCACAGCTCAATCATATTGACCAGGCCATTGCGGATCGATCCCGCATCGACTCCCTTTACAGGAAACAGCTGGCCGACATTCACGGCATCCATTGCCACGCTCCATCGACAGCCAAACGGCATAACCACGCGTACTTTCCGATCTTCGTCCAGAACGACTATCCGCTAACCCGAGATCAACTGTACTTCCGCCTACGCGACGATGGCATCCACGGAAGACGGTATTTCTACCCCTTGATTCCAGAATTCCCCATGTACCGACACGTTCCAGGCATTGACCGGAACGAGTGGCGCATTGCGCACAACGCGTCGGAACAATCAATCTGCCTACCGATATACCCAAAACTCGCAGAATTAGATATTAAGAGAATCACCACAAGAATTGCTTCATTGGCGTCAGGTTGA
- a CDS encoding glycosyltransferase family 2 protein produces the protein MNNNPEMISVIIPAKDEEGAIGQVVEGVRQHLPEAEVIVVDDGSTDRTAELAREAGAKVVQHPHALGNGAAIKRGARSAEGDILVFLDGDGQHDPADIPRLLERMQAGYDMVVGARAGAKSHANSARLAANGAYNIVASIVTGHTIPDLTSGFRVARAQLFKKFLYLLPNGFSYPTTITMAFMRSGYSVDFVAIDARKREGKSHIRPIRDGLRFLVIIFKIATLYAPLKLFLPASLVFFCTGLAYYGYTFFTQARFTNMSLLLFSAAVIVFLIGLVSEQITALNYASADKK, from the coding sequence ATGAACAATAACCCCGAAATGATTTCGGTCATCATCCCGGCCAAAGACGAAGAGGGCGCCATCGGCCAGGTGGTCGAAGGCGTGCGCCAGCACCTGCCCGAGGCCGAGGTCATCGTTGTCGACGACGGCTCGACCGACCGTACCGCCGAATTGGCCAGGGAAGCCGGCGCCAAAGTCGTCCAGCACCCGCACGCCCTGGGCAACGGCGCGGCCATAAAACGCGGCGCGCGCAGCGCGGAAGGCGACATCCTGGTTTTCCTCGACGGCGACGGCCAACACGACCCGGCCGACATCCCCCGCCTGCTCGAACGCATGCAAGCCGGGTATGACATGGTCGTCGGCGCCCGTGCTGGCGCCAAATCACACGCCAACTCGGCCCGCCTGGCCGCCAACGGCGCCTACAACATCGTCGCGTCGATCGTCACCGGGCACACTATTCCCGATCTGACATCCGGTTTCCGCGTTGCCCGCGCCCAACTCTTCAAGAAGTTTCTATACCTGTTGCCGAATGGGTTTTCGTATCCCACCACGATTACGATGGCGTTCATGAGGTCGGGCTATTCGGTAGATTTCGTCGCAATCGACGCACGAAAGAGGGAAGGCAAGAGCCATATTCGGCCGATTCGCGATGGGCTCAGGTTTTTGGTGATCATCTTCAAAATTGCGACGTTGTATGCACCACTGAAACTCTTTTTACCTGCCAGTCTTGTTTTCTTCTGTACAGGCCTTGCCTATTACGGATACACCTTTTTTACACAAGCACGTTTTACCAACATGAGCTTACTGCTTTTCAGTGCCGCGGTAATCGTCTTCCTGATCGGGCTGGTATCGGAACAGATAACCGCACTGAACTACGCAAGTGCAGACAAAAAATGA